The Methanoplanus sp. FWC-SCC4 genome has a window encoding:
- a CDS encoding ATP-dependent DNA helicase, translated as MDCLDDWFPYDTYRPHQQEMLDLAAECTKNGLTCMIDAPTGSGKSSVLSALLSQAKGKKILVAVRTVSQLNTFIRELELIRKKKNNVKVAYLVGKRKMCMMGGEGDIYRLCEGLKAFSTSLMRERAQRGSLVPSNDPVLKTQLKRQDYDHPLLCPYFIRSRIYQEGGDGLKMIPSNTLRTKAEQTSRRIVTPDKIHETCGDICPYEVMLQAARDADVILLNFHHIFNETIREQMYQSIGIEPENTILLIDEAHNCGDTVQSIQTVTLSESNLINAQNELSHMRGQVGGVEAVLNLIPRVQNFMNGLKRSMKNEDWFDPVIFSRFILNGSLYNKMEEIADDLLRINEAVHEAKLQKGDFKESPVEKLTEFFLRIINSSGDAAYLTIYKKVDQDVIALEVRNIDPSETLIKTANEHSACILISGTLSPVESYKKLYFGNIEVRTLSLPNAFPKENRIIFCSRDITSSYSKRRDPENTDKIKSYINEFAGLRGNLAVYFPSYDLLNTYTDRLPQKIRGKNVFIESQDSSKATNDLREFMSLPETGKSGILFGVCGGKWSEGLDYRGEMLNGAIVIGLPLAPYNDVRRMINSYFKSKFGKEGEFISYTLPAINKALQALGRVLRTPDDKGVLLLGESRFLEDSVRKGLPPWMQAEMTECNIEEFKKGITGWK; from the coding sequence ATGGATTGTCTTGATGACTGGTTCCCTTATGATACATACAGACCGCACCAGCAGGAAATGTTAGACCTGGCTGCGGAATGTACAAAGAACGGTTTGACATGCATGATAGATGCTCCCACAGGAAGCGGCAAGTCAAGTGTTTTATCTGCTCTGTTATCACAAGCAAAAGGGAAAAAAATACTTGTAGCTGTAAGAACTGTAAGTCAGCTGAACACTTTTATTCGTGAACTCGAACTTATCAGGAAGAAAAAGAATAACGTAAAAGTAGCATATCTTGTCGGAAAAAGAAAAATGTGCATGATGGGTGGAGAAGGCGACATATACCGCCTTTGTGAGGGTCTTAAAGCCTTTTCAACGTCACTTATGCGGGAGCGTGCACAGAGAGGTTCGCTTGTACCTTCAAATGATCCTGTTTTAAAAACCCAGCTGAAAAGACAGGATTATGATCATCCTCTTCTTTGTCCTTATTTCATCAGATCGAGGATATATCAGGAGGGCGGCGACGGACTCAAAATGATTCCGTCAAACACTCTCCGCACCAAGGCAGAGCAGACTTCCAGAAGGATTGTCACTCCTGACAAAATTCATGAAACCTGCGGAGATATCTGCCCATATGAAGTTATGCTTCAGGCTGCACGGGATGCAGATGTGATACTTCTGAATTTCCATCATATTTTTAATGAAACCATTCGTGAACAGATGTACCAGTCAATAGGAATAGAGCCTGAAAATACAATTCTCTTAATTGACGAGGCTCACAACTGTGGGGATACTGTTCAAAGCATTCAGACCGTAACTCTTAGTGAATCCAATCTGATAAATGCTCAAAATGAACTCTCACATATGCGTGGACAGGTCGGGGGAGTGGAGGCCGTATTAAACCTTATACCACGCGTCCAGAATTTCATGAACGGGCTGAAGAGATCAATGAAAAACGAAGACTGGTTTGATCCTGTAATCTTCAGCCGTTTCATACTCAACGGTTCTCTTTACAATAAAATGGAAGAAATTGCAGATGATCTGCTGAGAATAAATGAGGCAGTCCATGAAGCAAAACTTCAAAAAGGGGATTTTAAAGAAAGTCCTGTCGAAAAACTGACTGAATTTTTCTTAAGAATCATAAATTCATCAGGAGACGCCGCATATCTTACAATTTATAAAAAAGTGGATCAGGACGTCATTGCACTCGAAGTCAGAAATATCGATCCTTCAGAAACTCTGATAAAAACCGCAAATGAACATTCTGCATGCATTCTTATCAGCGGAACACTTTCTCCGGTTGAAAGTTACAAAAAATTGTATTTTGGAAATATTGAAGTAAGGACTCTCTCCCTTCCAAATGCCTTTCCAAAAGAGAACAGAATAATATTCTGTTCACGGGACATTACTTCATCTTACAGCAAAAGGCGCGATCCTGAAAACACAGACAAAATTAAAAGCTACATCAATGAATTTGCCGGTCTCAGAGGAAATCTTGCAGTTTATTTCCCGTCATATGATCTCCTTAACACATACACAGACAGACTTCCCCAAAAAATCAGGGGTAAAAATGTATTCATTGAATCACAGGATTCATCAAAAGCAACGAATGATTTAAGAGAATTCATGTCTCTGCCGGAAACAGGAAAATCCGGGATATTGTTTGGTGTATGCGGTGGAAAATGGAGTGAAGGGCTTGATTACCGTGGAGAAATGTTAAACGGCGCCATAGTAATTGGTCTTCCCCTTGCACCTTACAATGACGTAAGAAGAATGATCAACAGTTATTTCAAATCAAAATTCGGAAAAGAAGGGGAATTTATATCATACACACTCCCTGCCATAAACAAGGCACTTCAGGCACTTGGAAGAGTGCTTAGGACACCTGATGACAAAGGAGTGCTTTTGCTGGGTGAATCCCGCTTCCTTGAAGATTCTGTCAGAAAGGGTCTCCCACCCTGGATGCAGGCGGAAATGACTGAATGCAATATTGAAGAGTTCAAAAAAGGAATTACCGGATGGAAATGA
- a CDS encoding PspC domain-containing protein, with the protein MNKIYRSRDDRILAGVCGGMGKALGIDSNLLRLIWIILVIPYGIGLIAYIAAWFLFPQEDDEDVINAEYRVKE; encoded by the coding sequence GTGAACAAAATTTACAGATCAAGGGATGATCGCATACTTGCAGGAGTATGCGGCGGTATGGGAAAAGCACTGGGTATAGACTCAAATCTTTTAAGATTAATCTGGATAATTCTTGTAATACCATACGGAATAGGTTTAATTGCATATATTGCCGCCTGGTTTTTGTTTCCGCAGGAAGACGATGAAGATGTAATTAATGCAGAATACAGGGTAAAAGAATAA
- the purB gene encoding adenylosuccinate lyase, whose protein sequence is MAIHPIDFRYGTVEMRNVWDEENRFVSIVKAEVALAQAESVHGLIPKDAGDEISSNALTASLERSKEIEAEINHDMMAVVKAVTEVCGESGRWIHYGATSNDILDTATGLQIKESLDIIEIKLKKLLSVLLDKAGETRDLVCAGRTHGQIGVPTTYGLRFAIWASEVSRHIERLEQMRPRVAVGQMTGAVGTQASLGDKGHDVMVTMMEILKLNPVDVSNQLIQRDRYAEYFMFLANMSTTLDKIGVEIRMMQRSEIGELEEAFGKNQVGSSTMPHKRNPIKSEQVCGLARIVRSFIEPALLNNTLWDERDLTNSSTERVIFPEATILADHILNVMIKVLEGLKFNPENIRRNLEMLHGVNMAESVMIELTKKGMDRQDAHEFVRVASMTAFEQKQQVSEILSSNPEVSKYLKKDEIEGLLLPDNYIGTAKWQVEYIIKKLTPLV, encoded by the coding sequence ATGGCAATCCACCCAATTGATTTTAGGTATGGGACGGTTGAGATGCGCAATGTCTGGGATGAAGAGAACAGATTTGTCTCAATCGTAAAAGCTGAAGTTGCCCTCGCACAGGCAGAGAGTGTTCACGGGCTGATTCCAAAAGATGCAGGTGATGAGATCTCCTCTAATGCTTTGACTGCTTCACTTGAGCGTTCTAAAGAGATCGAAGCTGAAATAAATCACGACATGATGGCTGTTGTAAAAGCTGTCACCGAAGTATGTGGTGAATCCGGCAGATGGATACACTATGGTGCAACATCAAATGATATACTTGATACGGCAACCGGTCTTCAGATAAAAGAGAGTCTTGATATAATTGAGATCAAATTGAAGAAGCTCCTTTCTGTCCTTTTGGATAAAGCGGGTGAAACGAGGGATCTTGTATGTGCAGGCAGGACTCATGGTCAGATTGGAGTTCCTACGACCTATGGACTTAGATTTGCAATATGGGCAAGTGAAGTGTCCAGACATATTGAGAGACTTGAGCAGATGAGGCCGCGTGTTGCAGTGGGTCAGATGACCGGCGCTGTCGGAACACAGGCATCTCTTGGCGACAAGGGCCATGATGTAATGGTCACAATGATGGAGATTCTAAAGCTGAATCCTGTTGACGTATCAAACCAGCTTATTCAGCGTGACAGGTATGCTGAATATTTCATGTTCCTTGCAAATATGTCAACGACTCTCGATAAAATCGGTGTTGAAATTCGTATGATGCAGAGATCTGAAATCGGAGAACTGGAAGAGGCTTTTGGTAAGAATCAGGTTGGTTCATCAACAATGCCGCATAAAAGAAATCCAATCAAATCTGAACAGGTGTGCGGTCTTGCAAGAATTGTGAGATCTTTTATCGAGCCTGCGCTTTTAAACAATACACTTTGGGATGAGCGTGATCTGACAAATTCCTCTACTGAAAGAGTAATTTTCCCGGAAGCTACAATTCTTGCCGATCATATCCTGAATGTAATGATTAAAGTTCTTGAAGGCCTTAAATTCAATCCAGAAAATATCCGCAGAAATCTTGAGATGCTTCACGGAGTAAATATGGCCGAGTCTGTCATGATTGAATTAACCAAAAAAGGAATGGACAGACAGGACGCTCATGAATTTGTGAGGGTTGCCAGTATGACCGCTTTTGAACAGAAGCAGCAGGTATCAGAGATATTGTCATCAAATCCGGAAGTCTCCAAATACCTTAAAAAAGACGAGATTGAAGGACTTCTTCTTCCTGACAATTATATCGGTACAGCAAAGTGGCAGGTTGAATATATAATCAAAAAACTGACACCACTTGTTTAA
- a CDS encoding flavodoxin domain-containing protein: MTNNIDKLITFAIENSGETFQSPRVLFGKGTKEEFTISAVDDENSQIIIKKEGSIDVPIEYPLIEAAIELISKEKVLSIENEENIEGPVSLHKYLKDWQMETNGQVLNISYVPYISDLIVLSEIASYGWAKTPKGNKFAALAMKGDKEKRILSQKVADQNDIRNKKENNSIKPLADRKKADVLITYTTRHGTTPDIAWAIGNSFHDIGINAVVKRIQDVEDVRPYKLVIIGTPIYNGDILPESVEFTRLHKSWLCKCSIAVFIIGESLRNKNDETIIECSKMADKIRDYVDIVDIGMFGGKIIPEYLPVMERLGSMFNKERFGDFRNWHEISEWSDKMKNYYLKL; this comes from the coding sequence ATGACAAATAACATTGATAAACTAATTACCTTTGCCATTGAAAATTCAGGCGAAACCTTTCAGTCACCAAGAGTACTGTTTGGAAAAGGTACAAAAGAAGAATTCACAATTTCCGCTGTAGATGATGAAAACAGCCAGATCATAATAAAAAAAGAAGGCTCTATAGATGTGCCTATTGAATATCCCTTAATCGAGGCTGCAATTGAATTAATCAGTAAAGAAAAAGTCCTTTCCATTGAAAATGAAGAAAATATTGAAGGTCCTGTTTCATTACACAAATATCTTAAGGACTGGCAAATGGAAACAAACGGACAGGTCCTTAATATAAGTTATGTGCCTTATATATCAGATTTAATTGTTCTCTCAGAAATTGCATCTTACGGTTGGGCAAAAACCCCAAAAGGAAATAAATTTGCTGCTCTTGCAATGAAAGGAGATAAGGAAAAACGTATTCTTTCTCAAAAAGTTGCAGACCAAAATGACATCAGAAACAAAAAAGAAAACAATTCTATAAAACCTCTTGCAGACAGAAAAAAAGCTGATGTCCTGATAACATATACGACCCGACATGGTACAACCCCCGATATTGCCTGGGCAATAGGAAACTCATTTCACGACATAGGAATAAATGCGGTTGTCAAAAGAATACAGGATGTAGAGGACGTCAGACCATATAAACTTGTAATTATCGGAACACCCATATACAACGGAGATATTCTCCCGGAATCTGTGGAATTTACAAGATTGCATAAATCATGGCTCTGTAAATGTTCAATTGCAGTATTTATTATTGGAGAATCGCTAAGAAACAAAAATGATGAAACTATAATTGAATGCAGTAAAATGGCAGATAAAATTCGCGACTATGTTGATATAGTCGACATTGGAATGTTTGGCGGCAAAATCATTCCTGAATATCTTCCGGTAATGGAACGCCTCGGATCGATGTTCAACAAGGAAAGATTTGGTGATTTCAGAAACTGGCATGAGATCTCAGAATGGTCGGACAAAATGAAAAATTATTACCTTAAACTTTAA
- a CDS encoding flavodoxin domain-containing protein has product MIKKILIAYATRYGSTTKIAETIQNKLSELGYETKTANILDIDSIESYDAIIVGSPLNMGKWLPEAKEFMQFRKNELNKVPVIAFTTGITLKNPTEHNILKAKFATDEILPYVQPKETGFFAGNLNSNELNENDKQIIILAKPETGDFRDFSKVENWTKTIAEKYFNH; this is encoded by the coding sequence ATGATAAAAAAGATACTCATCGCTTATGCTACCAGATATGGCTCCACAACAAAAATTGCAGAGACAATTCAAAATAAATTATCTGAACTTGGATATGAAACAAAGACTGCAAATATTCTGGATATTGATTCTATAGAATCCTATGATGCAATAATTGTGGGAAGTCCTCTCAATATGGGAAAATGGCTTCCGGAAGCAAAGGAATTCATGCAGTTTCGTAAAAATGAACTGAATAAGGTTCCGGTTATTGCCTTTACAACAGGAATTACCCTGAAAAACCCGACTGAACACAACATCCTGAAAGCAAAATTTGCAACCGATGAAATACTTCCATACGTTCAGCCTAAAGAAACAGGTTTCTTTGCCGGAAATCTCAATTCAAACGAATTAAATGAGAATGATAAACAAATCATTATCCTGGCAAAGCCGGAAACAGGAGACTTTAGGGACTTTTCCAAAGTTGAGAATTGGACAAAAACTATTGCAGAAAAATATTTTAATCATTAA
- a CDS encoding DUF4013 domain-containing protein has translation MEIGELFGDSFDYTKEALIDKWMRWILLIISAIIFPLLAGYLLAVLRGEKPAPEPENWIKLLIDGIIVLIIGFIYSIPVFIIATLTMGTGMYAIMANPYSMGAGAGFFGIGMLLTCIAAIIISLIANIAIIRYARTEKIEESFNFKEIIEKIHSLGWVDYFIKIFVLSIAIGILVFVVNIIPIIGFLIYIALLPAIAIFSSRYLCLIYDSA, from the coding sequence ATGGAGATTGGTGAATTGTTTGGTGATTCTTTTGATTACACAAAAGAGGCACTTATTGATAAATGGATGAGATGGATTCTTTTAATAATTTCTGCTATTATTTTCCCCCTTCTTGCAGGTTATCTTCTCGCAGTTCTTCGTGGTGAAAAACCAGCCCCCGAACCAGAGAACTGGATTAAATTACTGATTGACGGGATTATTGTCCTCATCATTGGCTTCATCTACTCAATTCCGGTATTTATTATTGCTACTCTTACAATGGGCACCGGAATGTATGCAATTATGGCAAATCCATACTCAATGGGAGCAGGGGCGGGCTTTTTCGGAATCGGGATGCTGCTGACTTGTATTGCCGCAATAATAATCTCACTTATCGCAAACATCGCAATCATCAGATATGCACGTACTGAAAAAATTGAGGAATCATTCAACTTCAAAGAGATTATTGAAAAGATTCATAGCCTCGGATGGGTGGATTACTTTATCAAAATCTTTGTATTGTCGATTGCAATTGGAATTCTTGTATTTGTCGTTAATATTATTCCAATAATAGGATTCCTGATTTATATTGCACTTTTGCCGGCCATTGCCATCTTTTCATCAAGATACCTCTGTCTGATTTATGACAGTGCCTAA
- a CDS encoding carboxymuconolactone decarboxylase family protein, which translates to MEFENVLSNIAQKGKEESAKEWLKNIEDENGTIPLIFQRMAKRPEVLISHLLYKGAVTETSTLDPKIVELISLAVGAALNCKHCTEYHMRAAYKRGATKDEILEVILLAGSLAQASVLADAYRVLDTNDEPCKGSCDLNGFSYKKQ; encoded by the coding sequence GTGGAATTTGAAAATGTACTAAGCAATATAGCACAGAAAGGTAAGGAAGAATCCGCAAAGGAATGGCTTAAAAATATTGAAGATGAAAATGGAACTATCCCCTTAATCTTTCAAAGAATGGCAAAAAGGCCTGAAGTTTTAATATCACATTTGCTCTATAAGGGCGCTGTCACCGAAACCAGCACTCTTGATCCAAAAATTGTTGAACTAATATCTCTTGCAGTTGGTGCTGCACTAAACTGTAAACACTGCACCGAATATCACATGCGTGCAGCATATAAAAGAGGAGCCACAAAGGATGAGATCCTCGAAGTAATCCTTCTTGCAGGTTCTCTTGCACAGGCATCTGTTCTTGCCGATGCATATCGTGTCCTTGATACAAATGATGAACCATGTAAAGGTTCATGCGATCTCAACGGTTTTTCATATAAAAAACAATAG
- a CDS encoding methanogenesis marker 7 protein, with protein sequence MALVPITYKGGVYRHDIIVDLIDDLGGYIVQKHMIAQEVVLQSLVPKDDIELIRKVGRPLGGEVFESPLVGTEIAVVSPSLDIHHLPHTSCDVAEYLRRSGAKTNMIGLSRGFGKRIANLNIEERDIINEHDCAIFMLGNFEDCIKHKLPALRRGIHVPLILTGGPDKEALKAITDPPVEGYVGGIGRIGHRMKKQEGEIEFLDDMVDEVSTVLGIKREDMSKDELSISPARLMSIIEEDLSVIKTSTHPTPITIQIAGLRLKIPYDDYFKYVRAIEVDKGIKIEDIAEVLPSRMRNYIWIKIRPFSETNIMV encoded by the coding sequence ATGGCACTTGTTCCAATAACATACAAAGGCGGTGTTTACAGACATGACATTATTGTCGACCTCATAGATGATCTTGGAGGCTATATCGTCCAGAAACACATGATTGCCCAGGAAGTTGTTCTCCAGTCACTTGTACCCAAAGATGATATTGAACTTATCCGTAAAGTAGGAAGGCCTCTTGGAGGTGAAGTGTTTGAATCCCCCCTTGTGGGGACAGAAATTGCAGTTGTGTCCCCAAGCCTTGATATTCATCACCTTCCGCACACTTCCTGTGATGTTGCGGAATACCTGCGCAGATCCGGTGCCAAAACGAATATGATAGGACTTTCAAGGGGATTTGGAAAGAGAATTGCAAATCTCAATATTGAAGAAAGAGACATCATAAACGAGCATGATTGCGCTATTTTTATGCTGGGAAATTTTGAGGACTGCATTAAACACAAACTACCTGCATTAAGACGTGGAATTCATGTTCCGCTTATTCTTACAGGAGGGCCTGACAAAGAGGCATTAAAAGCAATTACAGATCCTCCGGTTGAAGGATATGTGGGGGGAATTGGAAGAATCGGTCACCGTATGAAAAAGCAGGAAGGAGAAATTGAATTTCTGGACGATATGGTTGATGAGGTTTCAACTGTCCTCGGGATTAAACGCGAGGATATGTCCAAAGACGAATTGTCCATTTCTCCTGCACGTCTTATGTCAATAATCGAAGAGGACCTTAGTGTCATAAAAACATCCACTCATCCAACACCCATAACTATTCAGATCGCAGGTCTACGACTGAAAATTCCATATGACGATTATTTTAAATACGTTCGCGCGATTGAAGTGGATAAAGGCATAAAAATTGAAGATATTGCAGAAGTTTTGCCTTCCCGCATGCGTAATTACATATGGATTAAGATAAGACCATTTTCTGAAACTAATATAATGGTGTAA
- a CDS encoding methanogenesis marker 17 protein: MAIGYFEVECREEMGRLAYIDIASDVLKDLDLIKIIDKLHIYIDLDFPFFLAVGKTTKLPSPVHINDFSSVIEDEGKIVINIANETYLARMLTILWKKYSREEIVQPDRFTVTISSSIASVPEIENIEVYDPSEAMYKDLIYAMQWIAPEGFRVRREWVDKGYFWYIASENTLPEDVMEKYVRKYFDKIGGL, translated from the coding sequence ATGGCAATTGGTTACTTTGAGGTCGAATGCAGGGAAGAAATGGGCAGACTTGCATACATCGATATTGCATCAGATGTGTTAAAAGACCTTGACCTCATCAAAATCATAGACAAACTTCACATCTATATAGACCTGGATTTCCCCTTTTTCCTTGCAGTGGGAAAAACAACAAAACTCCCGTCTCCTGTTCACATCAATGATTTTTCAAGTGTTATAGAGGATGAGGGTAAAATTGTCATCAACATTGCAAATGAAACATACCTTGCAAGGATGCTCACAATCCTCTGGAAAAAATACTCACGCGAGGAGATCGTTCAGCCTGACAGATTTACTGTTACAATAAGTTCATCAATTGCTTCAGTCCCCGAGATTGAAAATATTGAAGTCTATGATCCAAGTGAGGCAATGTATAAGGATCTGATTTATGCAATGCAGTGGATTGCCCCTGAAGGTTTCAGGGTGCGTCGTGAATGGGTTGACAAAGGATATTTCTGGTATATCGCAAGCGAAAACACTCTCCCTGAAGATGTGATGGAGAAATATGTCAGAAAATACTTTGATAAAATTGGAGGTCTTTAG
- a CDS encoding methanogenesis marker 15 protein: MSEQPVRVAQLSCGPEHSGVQKEIYDAAAMVNAEMFFPDVALSDIQSAYDEFGLEARSADLKLAIARAKALVDGSVDADAVFIATCFRCSEAAIVRNELRHYIHNNSKLPVVSYSFTERTTSGTLLTRMEALTTIARRRALLAREKQVGITLGIDSGSSTTKAIVMKDNEIVGTGWTPTTAVLESAETVVNSALEEAGISMSDIEAIGTTGYGRFLIGQKFNADLIQEELTVNSKGAVYLADKQRGEATVIDIGGMDNKAISVQDGIPGTFTMGGICAGASGRFLEMTAKRLGVDITALGPLAMKGLSKTVPMNSYCIVFGTQSLVNALAEGHTKEDVAAAACRSVAEQVFEQQLQEVDIKEPVIMVGGTSLIEGLVNEMGRLLQTEIVVPHHSQYIGSVGSALLASGFIKDR; the protein is encoded by the coding sequence ATGAGCGAACAACCTGTCAGGGTAGCACAGCTTTCATGCGGACCGGAACACAGCGGTGTTCAAAAAGAAATCTATGATGCGGCAGCGATGGTTAATGCAGAGATGTTCTTCCCGGACGTAGCATTATCCGATATTCAAAGCGCATATGATGAATTTGGTCTGGAAGCCAGATCAGCTGATTTGAAACTTGCAATTGCAAGGGCAAAAGCACTTGTAGACGGTTCAGTCGATGCTGATGCAGTCTTTATTGCAACATGCTTCAGATGCTCTGAAGCCGCAATAGTCAGAAATGAACTCAGGCACTATATCCATAATAATTCCAAGCTTCCTGTTGTAAGCTATTCATTTACAGAAAGAACAACTTCAGGAACTCTTCTCACAAGAATGGAGGCACTGACCACTATTGCAAGAAGAAGGGCACTTCTGGCACGTGAAAAACAGGTAGGAATAACTCTTGGAATTGACTCAGGATCGTCCACTACAAAGGCAATTGTAATGAAAGACAATGAAATTGTGGGTACAGGATGGACTCCGACAACTGCCGTTCTTGAAAGTGCGGAGACAGTTGTTAATTCAGCACTTGAAGAAGCCGGGATCAGCATGTCGGATATTGAAGCAATAGGAACTACAGGATACGGAAGGTTTTTGATTGGCCAGAAATTTAATGCAGATCTTATACAGGAAGAACTTACCGTAAACTCAAAAGGTGCTGTATATCTTGCAGATAAACAGAGAGGAGAAGCAACTGTAATCGACATAGGAGGAATGGATAACAAGGCCATATCTGTTCAGGACGGTATCCCCGGAACATTCACAATGGGAGGCATCTGTGCAGGAGCTTCAGGAAGGTTCCTTGAAATGACTGCAAAGCGCCTCGGGGTTGACATCACTGCTCTCGGCCCTCTGGCAATGAAGGGACTTTCAAAAACAGTTCCAATGAACAGTTACTGCATAGTGTTTGGAACACAAAGTCTTGTAAATGCACTTGCAGAGGGACATACAAAAGAAGATGTGGCAGCCGCCGCCTGTCGCAGTGTTGCCGAACAGGTTTTTGAACAGCAGCTTCAGGAAGTAGATATTAAAGAGCCTGTCATAATGGTTGGGGGAACTTCACTAATAGAAGGTCTTGTAAACGAAATGGGAAGACTTTTGCAGACCGAAATTGTCGTTCCACATCATTCACAGTATATCGGCTCTGTTGGTTCGGCCCTGCTGGCATCAGGTTTTATTAAGGACAGGTAG
- a CDS encoding methanogenesis marker 5 protein: MVKVFIYPSTSLILSDMVERFGHNPLGAAIAIRERIQTPGFDSPPLQMTPEDPKKGLKYAAVEVPSGVRGRMALFGPMIEEAEAAIIINDSDLAFGCMGCARTNELVKFSIRKRKEIPILELKYPSSEEEGIAFVGAIKEFLEGLSKNTGGMEE; the protein is encoded by the coding sequence ATGGTTAAAGTTTTTATCTATCCATCAACAAGCCTTATCCTTTCGGATATGGTTGAACGCTTTGGACATAACCCTCTTGGTGCTGCAATAGCCATCAGAGAGAGGATCCAGACTCCCGGATTTGACTCTCCACCACTTCAAATGACCCCCGAAGATCCAAAAAAAGGTCTAAAGTACGCCGCTGTCGAGGTCCCTTCAGGAGTCAGAGGCCGAATGGCATTATTCGGCCCGATGATCGAAGAGGCTGAAGCTGCAATAATAATAAATGACTCTGACCTTGCTTTTGGATGCATGGGATGTGCAAGAACTAATGAGCTTGTTAAATTTTCCATAAGAAAGAGAAAAGAGATTCCAATTCTTGAACTGAAATATCCGTCATCTGAGGAAGAAGGTATTGCATTTGTAGGGGCAATAAAAGAATTTCTTGAAGGACTTTCTAAAAACACAGGGGGAATGGAAGAATGA
- a CDS encoding methanogenesis marker 6 protein, whose product MANKPYKPDYTGTITKYVFIESPDTTPQTLAIRAYELSEGVMIKETCFGLQITGKPEEVNNIIIQLRNIDPTHIFVKDRAFPPGDPRRCRANLGGARPGYFGHEFEMRLIKYISKGLLESDSKKGYNKDILSKLKKKSTDKLPAEKLQKIIETQEP is encoded by the coding sequence ATGGCAAATAAACCATATAAACCAGATTATACAGGCACAATCACCAAATATGTCTTTATTGAGTCACCTGACACAACCCCTCAGACACTTGCAATAAGAGCATATGAATTATCTGAGGGTGTGATGATTAAAGAGACCTGTTTCGGACTACAAATAACAGGAAAACCTGAAGAAGTAAACAATATAATCATACAACTCCGGAATATTGATCCAACACATATCTTCGTAAAAGACAGGGCATTTCCTCCGGGAGACCCCAGAAGATGCCGTGCAAATCTTGGAGGTGCCCGTCCGGGATATTTCGGTCACGAATTTGAGATGAGACTTATAAAGTATATCTCAAAAGGTCTTTTGGAATCTGATTCAAAAAAAGGCTACAATAAAGATATTCTTTCAAAACTTAAAAAGAAAAGTACCGATAAACTGCCTGCTGAAAAACTTCAAAAAATCATAGAAACACAGGAGCCCTAA